The genomic segment GCGCGAATCCGGCCACGACCATGGCGGTGTTGGACACGGTGAACAGGCGCCGGCGGAACAGCCGCAGCGGCAGCATCGGGGCGGAGCGCCGCGCTTCGACGGCGACGAAGGCGGCGAGGAGGATCACCGCGGCGGTGAAGCTGCCCAGGATGACCGGTGACGTCCAGCCGCGTGCACCGCCCTCGATCAGCCCGTAGGTCAGTATCCCCACCCCCGGGACGGACAGCGCCGTGCCCGGGATGTCGATCGCGGGGGCGCCCGGATTGCGGGACTCGGTGAGGTGGCGCTGGCCGATCAGCAGAAGGACCACGCCGATGGGCAGGTTGACCAGGAAGATGGCGGGCCAGCCGAAGGCTTCTGTCAGTACGCCGCCGGCCACGGGGCCTGCGGCCAGACCGATTCCGCTCAGTCCGGCCCACAGCCCGATCGCCCTGATTCGTTCTTGCGGCGCGGGATGGGCGGCGGCGAGCAGGGCGAGCGAGGCAGGGCTCAGCGCCGCGGCCCCGATGCCCTGCAGCGCCCGGCCGGCGACCAGCCAGCCGGCCGAGGGCGCGAGGCTGCACAGCAGCGACGCGGCGGTGAACACCGCCACGCCGGTCAGGTACACCCGCTTGCGGCCGAACCGGTCGGCGAAGACACCGCCGGACAGCAGCAGCATGGCGACCAGCAGTACATACGCGTCGACGATCCATTGCAGACCGGTCAGCTGGATGTGCAGCCGGTGCTGCATATCGGGCAGCGCCGCTCCGACGATCGTGTTGTCGAGCAGGACCATGAATTGGCCCAGACAGGTCACCGTGAGCAGCACGGCCCGGCTTGACCGGCTGTCTGCGGTCGCATGCGTCGCAGTCATGGAATCCCCCTCGGTCGTCAGGTGCGCCCGGTCACGGTCGACGCGGGGGCGACCGACCCGAACACACTAAAGCAGTCCGCGACTGCGTTAGGTGACTATAAGGAGGCCCACCCCTTAAACGCAAGTCCCTGCTGCGTTAAGGTGGGGGCATGAACGAGCGACAGCGAGCCCGGCGGCCCGGCGGGCGCAGTGCCCGCGTCGGCACGCAGGTGCATCAGGCGGTCACCGACCTGATCGGCGAGCGCGGCTACGGCAACTTCACCGTCGGCGAGATCGCGGCCCGCGCGGGCGTGGCGGACAGCAGCGTCTACCGCCGCTGGGGCAGCCTGGAAACCCTGCTCACCGACGTGGCGCTCACCCGCCTCAACGCGCAGTCGCCGATGCCCGACACCGGGAGCCTCGCCGGCGACCTGCGCACCTACGCGGCCCAGGTGGCCCGCGAGATCACCGGACCCGACGGCCCGGCGGTGCTGCACCTGGCCGTCGCCCTGTCGGGCAGCGGCCAGCAGGGCCTGCGGGCCAGTGCCGACCTCCGCGCCGAACGCACCCGGCAACTGCGGTCCATGCTCGATCGCGCCCGCGACCGGGGCGAGCACGCACCCGACGCGCTCGACGTGCTGGACCACATCCTGGCCCCGATGTATATCCGCGTCCTGTTCGGCATGGTCCCGCTCACCCCGGACTACGTCGACGGGCTGGTCGACCGACTGCTGTGACCCCCACCCGGCCCCCGCGATCACCCCTCGGGCGCGGCACCAGGGCTCCGTGAGGTGCGGGCGCCGCCCCGGAGCCGGAGACGTTCCCCCTGCGTGTTCACGACGGCGGCCGGCGCCTGCGGCCCCGTCCCCGACGTTCTGGACGCGCGTGAACTGCTACGGCCGCTTCGAGCCGGACGGGAACAGCCGCCCGGAGTTGGGAGCTGAACCTGGCCGCCCAGCCGGCGACGGTGCCCGGCCCCCGCACGGCGCCAGGCCCAAAGGCCCCGCGGCCGACGCCGCACGGCACGGCCGATCGGCGTCCTGAGCAGCGTATGAGACCCGTCCCCGGTACCGGAGAACCAGTGCTCGGTAGCCGGCCGGGGCCGGACTTACGCCACGCAGAACTCGTTGCCCTCCGGGTCCTGCATGATCCACCAGTGCCCGGCCGGCCCTTTGTTCACCTCTCGGACGCGGGTCGCCCCCAGGTCTTCCAGCCTGGCCAACAGCTCGTCGAGGCCGCCGGGTTCGCTGTGGATGTCGAGGTGCAGACGGTTCTTGCCCCTCTTGCCCTCGGGCACGTCCTGGAAGAGCAGCCGTCGCCCGCGGCCGACACCGCTGGTCTCGTCGAACGGGTCCTCGGGGTGGCGGATCGCGGCATAGCCTCGGAAGGTCTTGCGGCCGCGATGCTCGGTGACTGCCTCCTCGCCGATCTGGCCGGCGACCAGCAGTTGCTCGATGAGAGCGCTGGGGTCTTCTGTCTCGTACTCCAAGGCCGCGGCCCAGTAGTCCGCGAGGACGGGTGCGTTCGTGCTGTCGATGACCAGCTTCCAGCTCAATGCCATGTAACCAGTTATATTGGTTACATGGACTCCTCGGCAACCAAGGGGCTGACGCTGCACTCCCATACCGGCGTCGCCTACCGGTTCGACCCCGGCGCGCTGTGCCTGGAACTGCTGACCACCGGCGGCCCCGGCCCCTACCGCCGGTACGAGGTCCTGCACGAGCCCGCCGACCTGGCAGCATGGGCGGACCGGTCGCGGCTGACCCCGACGCCCGCACTGGACATCTCCGAAGCGCAAGTGGCCTACATGCGAGGGCTGCGCGACGCACTGTTCCGGGTGATCATCGCCCACACGCGCGGCGAGCCTCACCCGCCCTGCGACCTCAAGGCCATCAACGAAGCAGCCGCCCGTCCGGCCATGGCCCCCACCATCACGCCGACCGGCAAGCGACAGTGGGCCGGAACCCCCACCGGCACGCACCTGGCGGCCACCGTCGCCCGGGACGCCGTCGAGCTGCTGACCGGCCCCTTCGCGCACCGCATCCGCGCCTGCGCCGCCGAGGACTGCCACCTCGTCTACGTCGACACCTCACGCCCCGGCCGCCGCCGCTGGTGCTCCATGGAGCACTGCGGCAACCGCCACAAGGTCAGGGCGCTGCGCGCCCGCCACATCGAGGAAGGATGACCGTCATGCCCACCGGACTCACCGAGGACGCCGGCTGGCAGATCGGCGTGTCCCGCCTCCTGCCCCACCCCGCAACCATCGTCTGGGACTTCATCAGCAGCCCCGAAGGCATCGCCCTCTGGCTCGGCTCCGGCGCGGTCCTCGCACCGGAACACGGCACCCCCTACCGGACGACCGAAGGAGTGGCGGGCGAGGTGCGCGGCTACCGCCCCGCAGACCGCATCCGCGTCACCCACGGCACGACCACGGTCCAGGTCGCCCTCACCCCCGCAGTCGACGGAGCCCGGACGACACTCCGCTTCCACCAGGAGCACCTGGCAAGCGCTGAAGAGCGCGAACGGCAACGGGCGCACTGGCGGCGCGTCATGGACCAGGTCGCTACCGCCCTCGACCGGCAGTGACGACGGCTTGCGGCACCTGACCGGAGACCGACACGCACCAAGTCGTCGGAAGTCCTCTCACGAACGAGGGGGTGTGCGAGGGGCGGCACGGCCATCCGCATCAGGATGAGTCGGTTGCCGTCCGCGCGGGTGGGGTCGGAGGTCAGCTCGTCGCGGCGCACGCAGCGGTGGACGACCATCCGGTCGCCGGTGCGTAGCACCGCGATGGCGATCGGCGACATCCCCGCGTTGCTGTCATGGGTTCGTCCTCGCGCTGGGCCGCAGGGGGTCCCGGCCGGCCTGCGCGGACACGTCCTGCCGCAGGGCGCGACAGTGCGGCCACGGTCACCGGCGCAAGGGCTCGGAAGCCTCCATGTCCGCCCGCTTCGTGTTCCCGCGTGTCCGCCCGGCCGGCCGCCGCCCGAAACTCGTCCCGGACGGTGTCATCGCACTGCGGTGGCTGATCGCTCCGTGACCGGAAGGCGAGGACCAGCCGGTCGCGTACTGCATCTGTCGACCGGGCTGAGGGCTGTCCCGCGATCCCTGGTGGGCGTGCGACGACAGCTACGGCACCTCGCGGCGTTGTCGGAACGTCCCCATACAATGCAGTATGCGGACGCCCCTCCGCCTTGCGATGCACCGCATCCGACGCCGCACGCTGATCCACCACGGATCGCGGGACAGCCCTTAGACTCGTCCGCATGGTCCGATCGTCCCGTGGTGAGGCGAACCCCGGGATGCGGCAGCGCGAGGTGGGCACTGTGATGCGCCGGGCCGTGTCGCTCCCGGAGCAGGCGGTGGCCTCCGGTGCCATCGTCGCCGAGTTCCGGATCGTCCCCGCTCCCACGGAGTGGGCGCCGCACTCGCATCGCCTGCACGAGCTCGTCTGGGTGCGCGGGGGAACGCTGACGTCCCGGGTGGGTGACCGCGTCTTCACCGTG from the Streptomyces sp. AM 4-1-1 genome contains:
- a CDS encoding SRPBCC domain-containing protein, coding for MPTGLTEDAGWQIGVSRLLPHPATIVWDFISSPEGIALWLGSGAVLAPEHGTPYRTTEGVAGEVRGYRPADRIRVTHGTTTVQVALTPAVDGARTTLRFHQEHLASAEERERQRAHWRRVMDQVATALDRQ
- a CDS encoding TetR/AcrR family transcriptional regulator; amino-acid sequence: MNERQRARRPGGRSARVGTQVHQAVTDLIGERGYGNFTVGEIAARAGVADSSVYRRWGSLETLLTDVALTRLNAQSPMPDTGSLAGDLRTYAAQVAREITGPDGPAVLHLAVALSGSGQQGLRASADLRAERTRQLRSMLDRARDRGEHAPDALDVLDHILAPMYIRVLFGMVPLTPDYVDGLVDRLL
- a CDS encoding CGNR zinc finger domain-containing protein: MDSSATKGLTLHSHTGVAYRFDPGALCLELLTTGGPGPYRRYEVLHEPADLAAWADRSRLTPTPALDISEAQVAYMRGLRDALFRVIIAHTRGEPHPPCDLKAINEAAARPAMAPTITPTGKRQWAGTPTGTHLAATVARDAVELLTGPFAHRIRACAAEDCHLVYVDTSRPGRRRWCSMEHCGNRHKVRALRARHIEEG
- a CDS encoding MFS transporter; protein product: MTATHATADSRSSRAVLLTVTCLGQFMVLLDNTIVGAALPDMQHRLHIQLTGLQWIVDAYVLLVAMLLLSGGVFADRFGRKRVYLTGVAVFTAASLLCSLAPSAGWLVAGRALQGIGAAALSPASLALLAAAHPAPQERIRAIGLWAGLSGIGLAAGPVAGGVLTEAFGWPAIFLVNLPIGVVLLLIGQRHLTESRNPGAPAIDIPGTALSVPGVGILTYGLIEGGARGWTSPVILGSFTAAVILLAAFVAVEARRSAPMLPLRLFRRRLFTVSNTAMVVAGFALMGSSFFFSQFFVYVQGSSILRAGLQTLPMSLAMVIVSPYAGRLAARYGFRIVVTTGLALAGLGLLSLGTVHADTGYENVWWRLGLAGTGFALTMSPLTGAAIQAVSPQEGGLASGISSTTRQIGAVLGVAALGAVVRTRQSGGASFETGLNSAFLTAGAITLATAAFTGLWLTRSRPAEGSTAPRHSTDPDAVTTSNKTPTNSR
- a CDS encoding VOC family protein, translated to MALSWKLVIDSTNAPVLADYWAAALEYETEDPSALIEQLLVAGQIGEEAVTEHRGRKTFRGYAAIRHPEDPFDETSGVGRGRRLLFQDVPEGKRGKNRLHLDIHSEPGGLDELLARLEDLGATRVREVNKGPAGHWWIMQDPEGNEFCVA